GCCGAAAAGACGAACGAACGGTATCACTATCTGCTAGACGAAGGCCAAACGGGGCTATCGATGGCGTTCGATCTGCCCACGCAGATGGGATACGACTCCGATGCGGAGATGGCAGCGGGGGAAGTCGGTAAATCCGGGGTCGCTATCGACTCGTTACACGATATGGAGACGGTGTTCGACGGAATCCCCTTGGACGAAGTGTCGACCAGTATGACGATCAACGCACCAGCCTCGGTGTTGCTGGCGATGTACATCGCCGTCGGTGATCGGCAGGGTGTCGATCGCTCACAGCTTCGGGGGACGATCCAAAACGACGTTCTCAAGGAGTATATCGCCCGAAACACCTATATCTACCCTCCCGAGCCGTCGATGCGGATCATCACCGACATCTTCGAGTTCTGTGCAACGGAGGTACCCAAGTTCAACACGATCTCGATCTCGGGATATCACATTCGAGAAGCGGGTTCGACCGCTGCACAGGAGATCGCCTTCACGCTCGCAGACGGGATGGAGTACGTCGAAACGGCACTCGACGCAGGGCTGAACGTCGATGAGTTCGCCCCGCAGCTATCGTTTTTCTTTGCAGCGTACAACAACATCTTAGAGGAGGTTGCGAAGTTCCGCGCCGCTCGACGGTTGTGGTACTCGCTGATGGAAGATCGATACGGCGCGGAAAACCCGAAATCGAAGCAGTTGAAGTTCCACACCCAAACAGCGGGATCGGCGCTCACCGCACAACAGATCGAGAACAACGTCGTCCGTGTCGCGTATCAGGCGTTAGCAGCCGTTCTCGGGGGAACACAGAGTCTTCATACCAACGGGAAAGACGAGGCGCTGTCACTTCCGACAGAGGAAAGCGTCCGAACCGCGCTGCGCACACAGCAGATCCTCGCCCACGAATCGGGAGCGGCCGACACGATCGATCCACTCGGCGGGAGCTACTACGTGGAACATCTCACCGACGAGTTAGAACAACAAGCCCGAGAGATCATCGAGGAGATCGACGAGCGCGACGGAATGCGCAACGCAATCGAAGAACAGTGGGTACAACGCCAGATCCAAGATGCTGCATTCGAACGCCAACGCGAGATCGAGGCGGGTGAACGGATCATCGTGGGAGTCAACGAGTTTACGGTCGACGAAGAACCGACCGAAGACATCGAAGAGGTAAATCCCGAGGACGAACGACGCCAGATTGAACGCTTGGAAGGCGTTCGAAAGCGCCGTGACGACAGTGAGGTCGAAGACGCCCTCGGAGCGCTTCGAACAGCTGCTCGTGGCGAGGACAACCTGATGCCGTACCTCATCGATGCCGTCAAGGCGTACGCGACGACCGGCGAGATCTGTAACGCGATGCGAGACGTGTTCGGAGAGTACCAACCCGGTACCGCACTGTGAACGATACATCACAGGGAGAACTACCGTCCCTCCCTGCCTGTTCCCGGGTGCTTTATTCGTGGGGGCAGTTACCAATCACATATGGATTTCGACCACGCCGGAATCGCTACCGACAACGCGGAGGCACTTGCCGAACAGTACTGTGAACTGTTCGAGACGAGCGTCGTCCACGAGGAAAAACTCGATGATCTTCGTGTCCGCTTTCTCGACATCGACGGCGGCTACTTCGAACTGCTCGAACCGACCGAACAGGGAACGGTTCAACGATATCTCGATCACAACGGACCCGGTATCCACC
The sequence above is drawn from the Halocatena salina genome and encodes:
- a CDS encoding acyl-CoA mutase large subunit family protein, coding for MFDEEELRSIRDGRDKWEENSYQPTLDRFGERKEQFTTDTGGHEVDPLYTPNDVADLDYEDDLGFPGAEPYTRGVYPTMYRGRLWTMRQYAGFSTAEKTNERYHYLLDEGQTGLSMAFDLPTQMGYDSDAEMAAGEVGKSGVAIDSLHDMETVFDGIPLDEVSTSMTINAPASVLLAMYIAVGDRQGVDRSQLRGTIQNDVLKEYIARNTYIYPPEPSMRIITDIFEFCATEVPKFNTISISGYHIREAGSTAAQEIAFTLADGMEYVETALDAGLNVDEFAPQLSFFFAAYNNILEEVAKFRAARRLWYSLMEDRYGAENPKSKQLKFHTQTAGSALTAQQIENNVVRVAYQALAAVLGGTQSLHTNGKDEALSLPTEESVRTALRTQQILAHESGAADTIDPLGGSYYVEHLTDELEQQAREIIEEIDERDGMRNAIEEQWVQRQIQDAAFERQREIEAGERIIVGVNEFTVDEEPTEDIEEVNPEDERRQIERLEGVRKRRDDSEVEDALGALRTAARGEDNLMPYLIDAVKAYATTGEICNAMRDVFGEYQPGTAL
- the mce gene encoding methylmalonyl-CoA epimerase, yielding MDFDHAGIATDNAEALAEQYCELFETSVVHEEKLDDLRVRFLDIDGGYFELLEPTEQGTVQRYLDHNGPGIHHLALTTADIKSALERARDMGIDLIDTTPRPGAWGHEVAFLHPKSTGGVLIEFVQH